The following DNA comes from Hypanus sabinus isolate sHypSab1 chromosome 24 unlocalized genomic scaffold, sHypSab1.hap1 SUPER_24_unloc_2, whole genome shotgun sequence.
cctacccttcaccttgtctgcccaTTCTCCCCTCCTACCTCTCAAACCCTTTTTCACCCCTCTAACCTACACCTCCCCCTTCCATCTACTCCTCTCTTCCCCTAAACCCTAGGTTAGTCTTCTGCCTTCAACCCTAGGTCCCTGCTCATCTCCCCACCCCTTCAAACTGACCCTTCGCTCGCTCCTTATCCAACCACGCACTTAGTCCCAATCATTGTCTTTTGAGGAACTGGTCATTGTGGTTGGACCTTGGCCAACCCACTGTCCAATCGCCATGCTTGCGAGGCTAAGCCACAGCCAATTGAGAACGAGTGAGTGAGGTAATGGCAAATTACGTGTGGAGGGGTGGACAATCAGTGGCCAATTCCCTCCTGTGCCTGTTCAAGTCTCTGTTCACGTGCCTGTTAAACAGGGTGGTATCTCCTTTTACCACTTTGTCTGGAAGCTCCCTCCAGAAATCCCATGAAGTCCTATTGTATGGAAAcaagccacttggcccatcttGTCTATGACAACGGGGATTCCTATCTGCTTCTAACCCTTTCCAATCCACATAGCTGTCCAAGTGCTTTTTAAATGTTACTGTATTTCCTCTGGCCACTCATACCATAGACAGACCAAGAGTCATCCCTTGGGACCCTATTaaatctctcttcccctctctccataaacctgtgccctccagttctttataaacctctgtcaggtttcccttcagcctctgctgctccagagaaatcaactcaagtttatccaacctctcatTGTAGCTCATGCCTTCTactccaggcggcatcctggtgaatctcttgcACTCTCTGCaaatgtgtgttgctttggactttcaCCTCAGTATGttttgtaatttgttgttttgtgacagctgtACGGTGCAATTGACTATAAATTTCAATAATATTACAAATATTATAATATTTTAGTCGTgcacaaaagagcaaaaatagtgagatgctcttgttcatggaccattcaggaatctgatggtgaaggggaagaagttgttcctaatatgttgagtgtaggtcttcaggctcctccttTATGGCAATAATTAGAAGAGGCCATGTTCCAAATGGCGTGGTCCTCAGTGTAGACAATATAGTGCAATGTAAAGacaaatattgaggtagtgttcagaaatctgatggtaggggGAAGCAGCAAAAATATTTTGTGGGTCTTCCTGTGCTTCCTCCTCGACTGTACTGACTACACACTGCACCAAATACagcttcaccaacatcttgtataaCTAACATaatatctcaactcctgtactctgactgAAGGTCAGTGTGCCACATAGAATCTTCACTGCCTTGTCTACCTGTGATCAGGAGTCTTTGAACGCCTACCCCTCAGTTGGGAATAAAATAACCAAtctctctctataactcagtcccttgagACCCAGCAACCTCCTCATAAATCTCCATTGTActttttccagcttaatggcatctttcctacagcagggcctccagaactgtacacaatactcccaacTTGCGTCCTTacaaacatcttgtacaactgcaacataatgtctcaGCTCCTGTAATTAGCGCTCTGACTGAGGAAGGTCAGCTTGTCTACCTTTGATCCTTCTGCCCATTACACAATGTAGTGCCCTATTCATAATACAAGTCTTACGCTGGttagactttccaaaatgcagcacctcaccgTTTTTTATATTGAAATCTTTTTGAATCTTGGCCAGTTTTCCTAACCAGTTTCCCTCTTAATCATCCTTGATAACCAGCTTCACTATGAATGTTGCCTCCTTGTTATTAGTTCTGTGTCATCTGGGTAtttgattattattgtcacatgtattgaggTACAGTTTAAATCTTGTCTTgcctactgttcatacagatcagatcattacacagtgcactgaggtcgGACAATGAAAAACAATAATGGAATGCAGAACAGAGGGTTGCAGTTGCAGAAAAAGTGccgtgcaggcagacaataaggtgcaagggtcaCGACGAGGTCAAGAGTTCCCAGGTTACAAAGCTTTAGTGTTCCAAAGTTCTAAGTTTAAGTTTCATCATGATCTAACATCATGAAAGATGGCAGCAAGTTGTGTCCCTCACAGTGTCCTATTCCCACCTGACTGGCTCACTTCTGTTTCCTCAGCAGGGGAAGGAAGGAAGCCTGGAGACCGGAGTTGGAAAGGTCTCCTTGATGGCGGACAGTGAGGAGGGGGTGCGGCAGGACCCGATCCCCCGGCCCGAGCAGCCCTACCAGTGCCTGGAGTGCGGCAAGGCCTTCAAGTGGTCGTCGAGATTGGCCCACCACCAGCGCAGTCACACTGGCGAGCGGCCTTACAAGTGCTCTGAGTGCGGCAAGGCCTTCAAGGGCTCATCGGCTCTGCTCTACCACCAGCGAGGCCACACTGGCGAGCGCCCCTACAAGTGCCAGGAGTGTGGCAAGGCCTTCAAGCGGTCCTCGCTGCTGGCAGTCCATCAAAGTGTGCACACGGGGCTGCGGGCATTCCAGTGCACCCTGTGCCCGCTGGCTTTCAAGTGGTCCTCTCACTACCAGTACCACCTCCGCCAGCACTCTGGGGAGCGGCCCTATGCCTGCGGCGAATGCGGCAAGGCCTTCAAGAACTCGTCCAGCCTCTCCCGGCACCGGCATGTCCACACCGGTGAAAGGCCTTACCCCTGCCCGCTCTGCGGCAAGGCCTTCGCCCAGTCTGCCAACCTTCGTCAGCATCAGCGCACTCATACCGGCGAGCGGCCGTACCGCTGCCCTGACTGCGGTCGAGCCTTCACTCACTCCTCCAACCTCCTGCTCCACCGTCGCACTCACTCGTCTCAGCGGGCTCAATCACCTCCCCGGCGGACCCAACCCCGCATCTTCCCTGCACCTCCCCCTCCTGCTCACCCCACTCCAGCTGACCCGTCCACCCCCATTTCACCTCCCCATCCTCCACCTTCTGCTGCAGGAGAGGACCAGCTCTCTCTTGTCCCGACGTGTTCTCCGGAAGGGGGCCGGACCCTCGAGGAGGAAGATGTTGGGGCAGAAgagggggatgagggagaggaggggggagcgTCGGCCCCCTATCAGTGTGGGCTTTGCGAACGGGCGTTCTCCCGGCTTCCTGCCCTCCTGGCCCACCAGCGGGTGCACACCGGTGAGCCCCCTTTGGCTGGAGCTGAGGCTGAGGTGACCTGCACTGCCTacctcccttcctcctcctcctcctccgccGCCGATGAGACCACCACCTCAGCTCCCCCACAGCCACAGCCCCCTTCCTCTGGTGAGCGGCCCTATAAGTGCCCCGAGTGCGGCAAGGCGTTCCGGGGTTCTTCGGGCCTGCGTTATCACCTAAGGGGCCACACTGGCGAGCGTCCCTATGAGTGTCAGGAGTGTGGCAAGGCCTTCAAGCGGTCCTCGCTGCTGGCAGTCCACCAACGGGTACACACGGGGCTGCGGGCATTCCAGTGCACCCTGTGCCCGCTGGCTTTCAAGTGGTCCTCTCACTACCAGTACCACCTCCGCCAGCACTCTGGGGAGCGGCCCTATGCCTGCGGCGAATGCGGCAAGGCCTTCAAGAACTCGTCCAGCCTCTCCCGGCACCGGCATGTCCACACCGGTGAAAGGCCTTACCCCTGCCGGCTCTGCGGCAAGGCCTTCGCCCAGTCCTCTAACCTTCGTCAACATCAGCGCACTCATACCGGCGAGCGGCCGTACCGCTGCCCTGACTGCGGTCGAGCCTTCACTCACTCCTCCAACCTCCTGCTCCACCGTCGCACTCACTCCGCCGAGCGTCCTTACGTCTGCGGTGCCTGCGGCAAGTCCTTTGTCATGGCTTCCTATCTTCAGCGCCATCTCCGCACCCATGCCCCTGGACCGCCGGCAGTGGCCAGTGGTTCTGCTGCTGCCGCATCTGTCGAACCAGCCGCACAGGCCCTGCCTAACATCCAGACCCTGCAGACAATCCAGACGCTGCAGGGGGTGCCAGCTGTGCAGATCATCCACACCGTACaggccctccccaccatccagctAGTGCAGACATTCTGAGAAGTGGGCTCACCCCCCTACCCTCAGGAATCATCCCTTTGCCAGTGCTC
Coding sequences within:
- the LOC132385472 gene encoding zinc finger protein 628-like, whose translation is MADSEEGVRQDPIPRPEQPYQCLECGKAFKWSSRLAHHQRSHTGERPYKCSECGKAFKGSSALLYHQRGHTGERPYKCQECGKAFKRSSLLAVHQSVHTGLRAFQCTLCPLAFKWSSHYQYHLRQHSGERPYACGECGKAFKNSSSLSRHRHVHTGERPYPCPLCGKAFAQSANLRQHQRTHTGERPYRCPDCGRAFTHSSNLLLHRRTHSSQRAQSPPRRTQPRIFPAPPPPAHPTPADPSTPISPPHPPPSAAGEDQLSLVPTCSPEGGRTLEEEDVGAEEGDEGEEGGASAPYQCGLCERAFSRLPALLAHQRVHTGEPPLAGAEAEVTCTAYLPSSSSSSAADETTTSAPPQPQPPSSGERPYKCPECGKAFRGSSGLRYHLRGHTGERPYECQECGKAFKRSSLLAVHQRVHTGLRAFQCTLCPLAFKWSSHYQYHLRQHSGERPYACGECGKAFKNSSSLSRHRHVHTGERPYPCRLCGKAFAQSSNLRQHQRTHTGERPYRCPDCGRAFTHSSNLLLHRRTHSAERPYVCGACGKSFVMASYLQRHLRTHAPGPPAVASGSAAAASVEPAAQALPNIQTLQTIQTLQGVPAVQIIHTVQALPTIQLVQTF